In the genome of Epinephelus lanceolatus isolate andai-2023 chromosome 18, ASM4190304v1, whole genome shotgun sequence, one region contains:
- the arhgap23a gene encoding rho GTPase-activating protein 23 isoform X4 yields the protein MWAASDADLRKLHAPMPAAMLPCPAPAGSDWSFQNPVGVDCSSPEPRCIWLAVLRSATGSAPPPASPAMPTGHSKSSHQPRGKGRRDGLSSTGDNPRPPMATRPGREGVGMGWKGPRTLVLHKNSQGFGFTLRHFIVYPPESALHTNLKDEENGNGKGYQKGRLEPMDTIFVKSVREKGPAHQAGLCTGDRLVKVNGESVLGKTYSQVIALIQNSESVLELSIMPKDEDVLQLAYSQDAYLTGNEPYTGGAEYLPPPPPICYPHTKATPPAGAPPPPPMGQNQLDNWSRWAGSSSPSSPLDNRSAVCSPASWQEGRAGEPGGVGHSSPAHRTEEIQYGMTGQQPQGQTRGRSYSSSSSSGGPLSSPLQVHYPNHHAASSSQAQPRKSSSAWTSPPLPQLSHGRNERCQQALSDWYYNQQPERPGRNMQTRHRSYSQDRLIDSRRQQQRAGGWPHSASQDTLLLLQQSGPGPHGEPYWSYGDWEGGPGRGHPATNYTRTRSENLLAQYDRHGRSLEMLDRAAAGLVSPRFERPPWHQQAPKPPPRPDAYPRQGSHHGAAQAPPVSRHAQSHSKHHPQTHTQAHSQPQPQQATPQSRRLPPGQSMDDQPVGYRSYSPSFYRKTGRIMQQAHSFRDPSYSGPHMNWNTPKTSPPEGTTAPLTASASSPLASATPESQDRAYRPTNHERERGSVEGQAEVAAQTQEVVLRQKPPTGRRNAHGMRHPHYALPLDGLEPSLFSPDPQDSAPAPGSMGDVAPRKPNGNLAPLPIEDDSLASIPFIDEPTSPGADLRARHVPASSVVSSGMNSAPAVVTSPASPTFTFPLTRLFSHDCSSIKSGRRSSYLLAITTERSKSCDEGLNTFREEGRVFSRLPKRVKSFFTDGSLDNLGTAEEVRSKRHSTSELGNITYSDVRREGWLHFKQILTEKGKKVGSGMRPWKRVFSVLRSHSLFLYKDKREAVLRGATIGGAAEDEQPISIRGCLVDIAYSETKRKHALRLTTQDFCEYLLQAEDREDMLDWIKVIRENSKTDSEELGFSRQALINKKLNDYRKQSPTGSKPDSSPRMPRMKPPFLLAKTENAAGAPRSPKPEGKDESGPPKSPWGINIMKKAKKAGPKAFGVRLEDCQPGVNNKFIPLIVEICCGLVEDMGLEYTGIYRVPGNNAMVSMLQDQLNKGVDINPAEEKWQDLNVVSSLLKSFFRKLPEPLFTNDKYNDFIDANRMESASERLKTMKKLIRDLPDYYYHTLKFLVVHLKTVADNSDKNKMEPRNLALVFGPTLVRTSEDNMKDMVTHMPDRYKIVETLIQHCNWFFTEEQDKDEKTPVDTEDVQPAPNIDHLLSNIGRTALLGEASDSTNSDSAKSKGSWGSKKDITPKDFLALSIMSAVTGRKRRKRHNARRVGSSTDDDSEHEPIKAGHLGAEEEEEAESPVGDTAPRAEGEEDDDEDEEEEEEEEEEEEDEEVVESGAKEEVEEEAVAVIPSGGRPRCKEEEEAGEGQAAMLLHEEEARAEVKGPTWRAPEDARSIVSGYSTLSTLGRSLGSEGRGDDADDEHSELVSETDNESGFASRSLTQERPDKHPTSPVNTQQPAAPRSFLYTHYKPPVLSPTNLLAPPTALTHTPDSADRSEGGARSTTPSSSSFSSSSTTHRLHSRPSFNSHKLIQCDTLARKKLKSEKGKARSLDLMELSGAAAEADGAGSGSDGAHRVRRETSRTNPSSGSSQESLRLSRPKPSLPPSEAASFTPIGPSGRSLAEQVRARLLGSADDLRSVGLRKPLSPETRRKRRAWRRHTVVASPTEVSDKRPPLTVTEFPLSPIAQNQVKPPGQPRDADGLDQGAATRQAPTSRFHEYL from the exons GATGAGGAGAACGGCAACGGAAAGG GGTATCAGAAAGGTCGTCTGGAGCCAATGGACACCATATTTGTGAAGAGTGTGAGAGAAAAAGGTCCGGCCCACCAGGCGGGCTTGTGCACAG GGGATCGGCTGGTGAAAGTGAACGGAGAGAGCGTTTTAGGAAAGACGTACTCGCAGGTGATAGCCCTTATTCAgaacag TGAAAGTGTTTTGGAGCTCTCCATTATGCCAAAAGATGAAGACGTGCTTCAGTTG GCATACTCCCAGGATGCCTACCTGACAGGCAACGAACCCTACACAGGGGGAGCTGAGTACCTCCCACCACCGCCACCTATCTGTTACCCACACACAAAGGCCACGCCCCCTGCTGGagcccctccacctccccccaTGGGCCAGAACCAGCTGGATAACTGGAGTCGCTGGGCAGGCTCTTCCAGCCCCTCTTCACCCCTGGACAACCGCTCTGCTGTGTGCAGCCCTGCCAGCTGGCAGGAAGGACGTGCAGGAGAGCCAGGTGGTGTGGGTCACAGCAGCCCGGCCCACCGCACAGAGGAGATCCAGTACGGTATGACCGGCCAACAGCCTCAGGGCCAGACAAGAGGGCGCTCCtactcttcctcttcctcatcagGAGGCCCTTTGTCCAGCCCGCTGCAAGTCCACTACCCTAACCACCATGCTGCCAGTTCCTCTCAGGCTCAGCCACGCAAGTCCAGCTCAGCCTGGACCAGTCCCCCCCTGCCCCAGCTAAGCCACGGCCGCAACGAGCGCTGCCAGCAGGCCCTTTCTGACTGGTACTACAACCAGCAGCCGGAGCGCCCAGGACGCAACATGCAGACCCGCCACCGCAGCTACTCTCAGGATCGGCTCATTGACTCAaggaggcagcagcagcgggCAGGCGGCTGGCCGCACAGTGCCTCCCAGGACACCCTGCTGTTACTACAACAGTCAGGACCAGGGCCCCATGGAGAGCCGTACTGGTCCTATGGAGACTGGGAGGGTGGCCCGGGAAGGGGCCACCCTGCCACTAACTATACGCGAACACGCTCTGAAAATCTGCTGGCCCAGTATGATCGCCATGGCCGCTCGTTAGAGATGCTAGACCGAGCAGCAGCTGGACTGGTCTCGCCTCGGTTTGAGCGGCCTCCATGGCACCAGCAGGCTCCCAAGCCGCCCCCGAGGCCTGATGCCTACCCGAGGCAAGGGAGCCATCATGGTGCGGCACAAGCTCCTCCGGTGTCCCGACACGCACAGTCACATTCTAAACACCACCCTCAGACTCATACCCAGGCCCACTCCCAGCCTCAGCCCCAGCAGGCTACCCCTCAGAGCAGGCGGCTCCCACCTGGGCAGAGCATGGACGACCAGCCGGTGGGCTACCGCAGCTACAGCCCCTCTTTTTACCGCAAGACGGGCCGCATCATGCAGCAAGCCCACTCTTTCAGGGACCCTTCGTACTCTGGCCCTCACATGAACTGGAACACACCTAAAACCAGCCCCCCAGAGGGCACAACGGCACCTCTCACTGCCTCTGCCTCGTCCCCTCTCGCCTCCGCCACTCCCGAATCCCAGGACAGAGCGTACAGGCCAACAAACCACGAGAGGGAACGAGGGTCAGTGGAGGGGCAGGCAGAGGTGGCAGCACAGACCCAGGAAGTGGTGCTGAGGCAGAAACCTCCCACTGGGCGAAGGAACGCCCACGGCATGCGCCACCCCCACTATGCGCTGCCCTTGGATGGGCTAGAACCCTCTTTGTTTTCTCCCGATCCCCAGGACTCAGCTCCTGCCCCTGGTTCCATGGGAGATGTAGCCCCACGTAAACCAAACGGCAACCTGGCCCCCCTCCCCATAGAGGATGATTCACTGGCCTCCATCCCCTTCATAG ATGAGCCGACCAGCCCCGGCGCTGATTTGCGTGCACGCCACGTGCCGGCGTCCTCCGTGGTGTCCAGCGGCATGAATTCGGCACCCGCCGTGGTCAccagccccgcctcccccacctTCACCTTCCCCCTCACTAGGCTCTTCTCACACGACTGCA GCAGTATTAAATCCGGTCGCCGTTCCTCCTATCTTCTAGCCATCACCACCGAACGCTCCAAGTCGTGTGACGAGGGACTCAACACGTTCAGAGAGGAAGGCCGAGTCTTCTC GAGGCTACCAAAGAGAGTGAAGAGTTTCTTCACAGATGGG tctcTGGACAACCTCGGGACAGCAGAGGAGGTTCGATCTAAACGCCATTCCACCTCAGAGCTGGGAAACATCACTTACAGTGACGTACGGCGAGAAGGATGGCTGCACTTCAAACAGATCCTCACAGAGAAGGGCAAG AAGGTGGGCAGCGGCATGCGTCCATGGAAGCGAGTCTTCTCGGTGCTTCGCTCCCATTCGCTGTTCCTCTACAAGGACAAGAGGGAGGCGGTGCTCCGCGGGGCCACGATTGGAGGCGCGGCTGAGGACGAGCAGCCAATCAGCATCCGGGGCTGCCTGGTGGATATTGCGTACAGTGAGACCAAACGGAAGCACGCGCTGCGGCTGACCACCCAGGACTTCTGCGAGTACCTGCTGCAGGCGGAGGACCGTGAGGACATGCTGGACTGGATCAAGGTCATCAGGGAGAACAGCAAAACGGACAGCGAG gAGCTCGGCTTCTCCAGACAGGCCCTCATCAATAAGAAGCTGAATGATTACAGGAAACAGAG TCCAACAGGCAGCAAGCCCGACTCCTCTCCCAGAATGCCCCGCATGAAGCCTCCCTTCCTGCTTGCCAAGACAGAAAACGCAGCAGGGGCACCACGCTCTCCAAAACCAGAGGGCAAAG ATGAGAGCGGCCCTCCGAAGTCTCCGTGGGGAATCAACATCATGAAGAAGGCAAAGAAGGCCGGGCCTAAAGCTTTTGGTGTGAGGTTGGAGGATTGTCAGCCGGGAGTAAACAACAAG TTCATCCCGTTGATTGTGGAGATCTGCTGCGGCCTGGTGGAGGACATGGGTCTGGAGTACACGGGAATCTACAGAGTCCCCGGGAACAACGCTATGGTGTCGATGCTCCAGGATCAGCTCAACAAGGGCGTCGACATCAACCCTGCAGAGGAG AAGTGGCAAGACCTCAATGTTGTCAGCAGTTTACTTAAATCCTTCTTCAGGAAACTTCCAGAGCCTCTTTTCACCAACG ACAAGTACAACGACTTCATTGATGCCAATCGAATGGAAAGTGCATCAGAACGACTAAAAACCATGAAGAAACTA ATTCGAGACCTCCCAGATTATTATTACCACACTCTGAAGTTCCTTGTTGTCCACCTGAAGACTGTAGCCGACAACTCTGATAAAAACaag ATGGAGCCTCGTAACCTGGCTCTGGTGTTTGGGCCAACTCTCGTTCGGACGTCTGAGGACAACATGAAAGATATGGTCACACACATGCCCGACCGTTACAAGATAGTAGAGACGCTCATCCAACAT TGCAACTGGTTTTTCACTGAAGAGCAAGACAAGGATGAAAAG ACGCCGGTGGACACGGAGGACGTGCAACCTGCCCCCAACATCGACCACCTGCTATCCAACATCGGCAGGACCGCTCTGCTCGGGGAGGCCTCAG ACTCAACCAACAGTGACTCAGCTAAATCGAAG gGGTCGTGGGGGTCAAAGAAAGACATCACACCCAAGGACTTCCTGGCTCTGTCCATCATGTCAGCTGTTACGGGCCGCAAACGCAGAAAGCGCCACAACGCCCGCCGCGTGGGCAGCAGCACCGACGACGACTCCGAGCACGAGCCAATCAAAGCCGGACATTTAggggcagaggaggaagaggaggcagagTCGCCCGTAGGGGACACTGCTCCTcgagcagagggagaggaggacgACGAcgaagatgaagaggaagaggaggaggaggaggaggaagaggaagacgaGGAAGTTGTTGAGAGCGGAGCGAAAGAGGAGGTAGAAGAGGAGGCAGTGGCGGTTATTCCCAGTGGTGGTCGGCCACGCtgtaaagaggaagaggaggcaggAGAAGGGCAGGCAGCCATGTTGTTGCATGAGGAGGAGGCGCGGGCGGAGGTGAAGGGGCCGACGTGGAGAGCTCCAGAGGATGCTCGCTCCATTGTTTCTGGTTACTCCACCCTCTCCACGTTAGGGCGGAGCCTGGGGTCAGAAGGGAGGGGGGACGATGCTGATGATGAGCACAGCGAGCTGGTGAGTGAGACGGACAACGAGAGTGGCTTCGCCTCGCGCTCCCTCACGCAGGAACGACCTGATAAACACCCAACATCACCTGTGAACACACAACAGCCAGCAGCCCCACGCAGCTTCCTCTACACACACTACAAACCCCCCGTACTCTCACCTACAAACCTGCTAGCCCCACCCAcagcgctcacacacacaccagactcTGCAGACAGGAGCGAAGGAGGGGCGAGGTCCACCAcgccctcatcctcctccttctcctcctcctccactacTCACAGACTGCATTCACGGCCTTCCTTCAACTCCCACAAGCTGATCCAGTGTGACACCCTGGCCAGGAAGAAGCTGAAGTCGGAGAAGGGCAAGGCTCGCTCCCTGGACCTGATGGAGCTGTCTGGGGCTGCGGCTGAGGCTGATGGCGCTGGTTCTGGCTCAGACGGTGCACACAGAGTGAGGCGGGAGACCTCCAGAACCAACCCCTCCTCCGGCAGCAGCCAGGAGAGCCTGCGCCTGAGCCGGCCCAAGCCCTCCCTGCCACCCAGTGAGGCCGCCTCCTTCACCCCGATCGGCCCTAGCGGCAGGTCTCTGGCAGAGCAGGTCCGCGCTCGTCTGCTGGGCTCAGCCGACGACCTGCGCAGCGTGGGACTACGAAAACCGCTGTCCCCGGAGACACGGAGGAAGAGACGGGCCTGGCGCAGACACACCGTGGTGGCCTCCCCAACTGAGGTCTCTGACAAGAGACCCCCGCTGACTGTCACTGAGTTCCCCCTGTCTCCTATCGCTCAGAACCAGGTCAAACCACCAGGGCAGCCTCGGGATGCAGACGGGCTCGACCAAGGAGCGGCGACACGTCAAGCACCCACCTCTAGATTCCACGAGTACCTGTGA
- the arhgap23a gene encoding rho GTPase-activating protein 23 isoform X3, with the protein MWAASDADLRKLHAPMPAAMLPCPAPAGSDWSFQNPVGVDCSSPEPRCIWLAVLRSATGSAPPPASPAMPTGHSKSSHQPRGKGRRDGLSSTGDNPRPPMATRPGREGVGMGWKGPRTLVLHKNSQGFGFTLRHFIVYPPESALHTNLKDEENGNGKGYQKGRLEPMDTIFVKSVREKGPAHQAGLCTGDRLVKVNGESVLGKTYSQVIALIQNSESVLELSIMPKDEDVLQLVSAYSQDAYLTGNEPYTGGAEYLPPPPPICYPHTKATPPAGAPPPPPMGQNQLDNWSRWAGSSSPSSPLDNRSAVCSPASWQEGRAGEPGGVGHSSPAHRTEEIQYGMTGQQPQGQTRGRSYSSSSSSGGPLSSPLQVHYPNHHAASSSQAQPRKSSSAWTSPPLPQLSHGRNERCQQALSDWYYNQQPERPGRNMQTRHRSYSQDRLIDSRRQQQRAGGWPHSASQDTLLLLQQSGPGPHGEPYWSYGDWEGGPGRGHPATNYTRTRSENLLAQYDRHGRSLEMLDRAAAGLVSPRFERPPWHQQAPKPPPRPDAYPRQGSHHGAAQAPPVSRHAQSHSKHHPQTHTQAHSQPQPQQATPQSRRLPPGQSMDDQPVGYRSYSPSFYRKTGRIMQQAHSFRDPSYSGPHMNWNTPKTSPPEGTTAPLTASASSPLASATPESQDRAYRPTNHERERGSVEGQAEVAAQTQEVVLRQKPPTGRRNAHGMRHPHYALPLDGLEPSLFSPDPQDSAPAPGSMGDVAPRKPNGNLAPLPIEDDSLASIPFIDEPTSPGADLRARHVPASSVVSSGMNSAPAVVTSPASPTFTFPLTRLFSHDCSSIKSGRRSSYLLAITTERSKSCDEGLNTFREEGRVFSRLPKRVKSFFTDGSLDNLGTAEEVRSKRHSTSELGNITYSDVRREGWLHFKQILTEKGKKVGSGMRPWKRVFSVLRSHSLFLYKDKREAVLRGATIGGAAEDEQPISIRGCLVDIAYSETKRKHALRLTTQDFCEYLLQAEDREDMLDWIKVIRENSKTDSEELGFSRQALINKKLNDYRKQSPTGSKPDSSPRMPRMKPPFLLAKTENAAGAPRSPKPEGKDESGPPKSPWGINIMKKAKKAGPKAFGVRLEDCQPGVNNKFIPLIVEICCGLVEDMGLEYTGIYRVPGNNAMVSMLQDQLNKGVDINPAEEKWQDLNVVSSLLKSFFRKLPEPLFTNDKYNDFIDANRMESASERLKTMKKLIRDLPDYYYHTLKFLVVHLKTVADNSDKNKMEPRNLALVFGPTLVRTSEDNMKDMVTHMPDRYKIVETLIQHCNWFFTEEQDKDEKTPVDTEDVQPAPNIDHLLSNIGRTALLGEASDSTNSDSAKSKGSWGSKKDITPKDFLALSIMSAVTGRKRRKRHNARRVGSSTDDDSEHEPIKAGHLGAEEEEEAESPVGDTAPRAEGEEDDDEDEEEEEEEEEEEEDEEVVESGAKEEVEEEAVAVIPSGGRPRCKEEEEAGEGQAAMLLHEEEARAEVKGPTWRAPEDARSIVSGYSTLSTLGRSLGSEGRGDDADDEHSELVSETDNESGFASRSLTQERPDKHPTSPVNTQQPAAPRSFLYTHYKPPVLSPTNLLAPPTALTHTPDSADRSEGGARSTTPSSSSFSSSSTTHRLHSRPSFNSHKLIQCDTLARKKLKSEKGKARSLDLMELSGAAAEADGAGSGSDGAHRVRRETSRTNPSSGSSQESLRLSRPKPSLPPSEAASFTPIGPSGRSLAEQVRARLLGSADDLRSVGLRKPLSPETRRKRRAWRRHTVVASPTEVSDKRPPLTVTEFPLSPIAQNQVKPPGQPRDADGLDQGAATRQAPTSRFHEYL; encoded by the exons GATGAGGAGAACGGCAACGGAAAGG GGTATCAGAAAGGTCGTCTGGAGCCAATGGACACCATATTTGTGAAGAGTGTGAGAGAAAAAGGTCCGGCCCACCAGGCGGGCTTGTGCACAG GGGATCGGCTGGTGAAAGTGAACGGAGAGAGCGTTTTAGGAAAGACGTACTCGCAGGTGATAGCCCTTATTCAgaacag TGAAAGTGTTTTGGAGCTCTCCATTATGCCAAAAGATGAAGACGTGCTTCAGTTGGTAAGT GCATACTCCCAGGATGCCTACCTGACAGGCAACGAACCCTACACAGGGGGAGCTGAGTACCTCCCACCACCGCCACCTATCTGTTACCCACACACAAAGGCCACGCCCCCTGCTGGagcccctccacctccccccaTGGGCCAGAACCAGCTGGATAACTGGAGTCGCTGGGCAGGCTCTTCCAGCCCCTCTTCACCCCTGGACAACCGCTCTGCTGTGTGCAGCCCTGCCAGCTGGCAGGAAGGACGTGCAGGAGAGCCAGGTGGTGTGGGTCACAGCAGCCCGGCCCACCGCACAGAGGAGATCCAGTACGGTATGACCGGCCAACAGCCTCAGGGCCAGACAAGAGGGCGCTCCtactcttcctcttcctcatcagGAGGCCCTTTGTCCAGCCCGCTGCAAGTCCACTACCCTAACCACCATGCTGCCAGTTCCTCTCAGGCTCAGCCACGCAAGTCCAGCTCAGCCTGGACCAGTCCCCCCCTGCCCCAGCTAAGCCACGGCCGCAACGAGCGCTGCCAGCAGGCCCTTTCTGACTGGTACTACAACCAGCAGCCGGAGCGCCCAGGACGCAACATGCAGACCCGCCACCGCAGCTACTCTCAGGATCGGCTCATTGACTCAaggaggcagcagcagcgggCAGGCGGCTGGCCGCACAGTGCCTCCCAGGACACCCTGCTGTTACTACAACAGTCAGGACCAGGGCCCCATGGAGAGCCGTACTGGTCCTATGGAGACTGGGAGGGTGGCCCGGGAAGGGGCCACCCTGCCACTAACTATACGCGAACACGCTCTGAAAATCTGCTGGCCCAGTATGATCGCCATGGCCGCTCGTTAGAGATGCTAGACCGAGCAGCAGCTGGACTGGTCTCGCCTCGGTTTGAGCGGCCTCCATGGCACCAGCAGGCTCCCAAGCCGCCCCCGAGGCCTGATGCCTACCCGAGGCAAGGGAGCCATCATGGTGCGGCACAAGCTCCTCCGGTGTCCCGACACGCACAGTCACATTCTAAACACCACCCTCAGACTCATACCCAGGCCCACTCCCAGCCTCAGCCCCAGCAGGCTACCCCTCAGAGCAGGCGGCTCCCACCTGGGCAGAGCATGGACGACCAGCCGGTGGGCTACCGCAGCTACAGCCCCTCTTTTTACCGCAAGACGGGCCGCATCATGCAGCAAGCCCACTCTTTCAGGGACCCTTCGTACTCTGGCCCTCACATGAACTGGAACACACCTAAAACCAGCCCCCCAGAGGGCACAACGGCACCTCTCACTGCCTCTGCCTCGTCCCCTCTCGCCTCCGCCACTCCCGAATCCCAGGACAGAGCGTACAGGCCAACAAACCACGAGAGGGAACGAGGGTCAGTGGAGGGGCAGGCAGAGGTGGCAGCACAGACCCAGGAAGTGGTGCTGAGGCAGAAACCTCCCACTGGGCGAAGGAACGCCCACGGCATGCGCCACCCCCACTATGCGCTGCCCTTGGATGGGCTAGAACCCTCTTTGTTTTCTCCCGATCCCCAGGACTCAGCTCCTGCCCCTGGTTCCATGGGAGATGTAGCCCCACGTAAACCAAACGGCAACCTGGCCCCCCTCCCCATAGAGGATGATTCACTGGCCTCCATCCCCTTCATAG ATGAGCCGACCAGCCCCGGCGCTGATTTGCGTGCACGCCACGTGCCGGCGTCCTCCGTGGTGTCCAGCGGCATGAATTCGGCACCCGCCGTGGTCAccagccccgcctcccccacctTCACCTTCCCCCTCACTAGGCTCTTCTCACACGACTGCA GCAGTATTAAATCCGGTCGCCGTTCCTCCTATCTTCTAGCCATCACCACCGAACGCTCCAAGTCGTGTGACGAGGGACTCAACACGTTCAGAGAGGAAGGCCGAGTCTTCTC GAGGCTACCAAAGAGAGTGAAGAGTTTCTTCACAGATGGG tctcTGGACAACCTCGGGACAGCAGAGGAGGTTCGATCTAAACGCCATTCCACCTCAGAGCTGGGAAACATCACTTACAGTGACGTACGGCGAGAAGGATGGCTGCACTTCAAACAGATCCTCACAGAGAAGGGCAAG AAGGTGGGCAGCGGCATGCGTCCATGGAAGCGAGTCTTCTCGGTGCTTCGCTCCCATTCGCTGTTCCTCTACAAGGACAAGAGGGAGGCGGTGCTCCGCGGGGCCACGATTGGAGGCGCGGCTGAGGACGAGCAGCCAATCAGCATCCGGGGCTGCCTGGTGGATATTGCGTACAGTGAGACCAAACGGAAGCACGCGCTGCGGCTGACCACCCAGGACTTCTGCGAGTACCTGCTGCAGGCGGAGGACCGTGAGGACATGCTGGACTGGATCAAGGTCATCAGGGAGAACAGCAAAACGGACAGCGAG gAGCTCGGCTTCTCCAGACAGGCCCTCATCAATAAGAAGCTGAATGATTACAGGAAACAGAG TCCAACAGGCAGCAAGCCCGACTCCTCTCCCAGAATGCCCCGCATGAAGCCTCCCTTCCTGCTTGCCAAGACAGAAAACGCAGCAGGGGCACCACGCTCTCCAAAACCAGAGGGCAAAG ATGAGAGCGGCCCTCCGAAGTCTCCGTGGGGAATCAACATCATGAAGAAGGCAAAGAAGGCCGGGCCTAAAGCTTTTGGTGTGAGGTTGGAGGATTGTCAGCCGGGAGTAAACAACAAG TTCATCCCGTTGATTGTGGAGATCTGCTGCGGCCTGGTGGAGGACATGGGTCTGGAGTACACGGGAATCTACAGAGTCCCCGGGAACAACGCTATGGTGTCGATGCTCCAGGATCAGCTCAACAAGGGCGTCGACATCAACCCTGCAGAGGAG AAGTGGCAAGACCTCAATGTTGTCAGCAGTTTACTTAAATCCTTCTTCAGGAAACTTCCAGAGCCTCTTTTCACCAACG ACAAGTACAACGACTTCATTGATGCCAATCGAATGGAAAGTGCATCAGAACGACTAAAAACCATGAAGAAACTA ATTCGAGACCTCCCAGATTATTATTACCACACTCTGAAGTTCCTTGTTGTCCACCTGAAGACTGTAGCCGACAACTCTGATAAAAACaag ATGGAGCCTCGTAACCTGGCTCTGGTGTTTGGGCCAACTCTCGTTCGGACGTCTGAGGACAACATGAAAGATATGGTCACACACATGCCCGACCGTTACAAGATAGTAGAGACGCTCATCCAACAT TGCAACTGGTTTTTCACTGAAGAGCAAGACAAGGATGAAAAG ACGCCGGTGGACACGGAGGACGTGCAACCTGCCCCCAACATCGACCACCTGCTATCCAACATCGGCAGGACCGCTCTGCTCGGGGAGGCCTCAG ACTCAACCAACAGTGACTCAGCTAAATCGAAG gGGTCGTGGGGGTCAAAGAAAGACATCACACCCAAGGACTTCCTGGCTCTGTCCATCATGTCAGCTGTTACGGGCCGCAAACGCAGAAAGCGCCACAACGCCCGCCGCGTGGGCAGCAGCACCGACGACGACTCCGAGCACGAGCCAATCAAAGCCGGACATTTAggggcagaggaggaagaggaggcagagTCGCCCGTAGGGGACACTGCTCCTcgagcagagggagaggaggacgACGAcgaagatgaagaggaagaggaggaggaggaggaggaagaggaagacgaGGAAGTTGTTGAGAGCGGAGCGAAAGAGGAGGTAGAAGAGGAGGCAGTGGCGGTTATTCCCAGTGGTGGTCGGCCACGCtgtaaagaggaagaggaggcaggAGAAGGGCAGGCAGCCATGTTGTTGCATGAGGAGGAGGCGCGGGCGGAGGTGAAGGGGCCGACGTGGAGAGCTCCAGAGGATGCTCGCTCCATTGTTTCTGGTTACTCCACCCTCTCCACGTTAGGGCGGAGCCTGGGGTCAGAAGGGAGGGGGGACGATGCTGATGATGAGCACAGCGAGCTGGTGAGTGAGACGGACAACGAGAGTGGCTTCGCCTCGCGCTCCCTCACGCAGGAACGACCTGATAAACACCCAACATCACCTGTGAACACACAACAGCCAGCAGCCCCACGCAGCTTCCTCTACACACACTACAAACCCCCCGTACTCTCACCTACAAACCTGCTAGCCCCACCCAcagcgctcacacacacaccagactcTGCAGACAGGAGCGAAGGAGGGGCGAGGTCCACCAcgccctcatcctcctccttctcctcctcctccactacTCACAGACTGCATTCACGGCCTTCCTTCAACTCCCACAAGCTGATCCAGTGTGACACCCTGGCCAGGAAGAAGCTGAAGTCGGAGAAGGGCAAGGCTCGCTCCCTGGACCTGATGGAGCTGTCTGGGGCTGCGGCTGAGGCTGATGGCGCTGGTTCTGGCTCAGACGGTGCACACAGAGTGAGGCGGGAGACCTCCAGAACCAACCCCTCCTCCGGCAGCAGCCAGGAGAGCCTGCGCCTGAGCCGGCCCAAGCCCTCCCTGCCACCCAGTGAGGCCGCCTCCTTCACCCCGATCGGCCCTAGCGGCAGGTCTCTGGCAGAGCAGGTCCGCGCTCGTCTGCTGGGCTCAGCCGACGACCTGCGCAGCGTGGGACTACGAAAACCGCTGTCCCCGGAGACACGGAGGAAGAGACGGGCCTGGCGCAGACACACCGTGGTGGCCTCCCCAACTGAGGTCTCTGACAAGAGACCCCCGCTGACTGTCACTGAGTTCCCCCTGTCTCCTATCGCTCAGAACCAGGTCAAACCACCAGGGCAGCCTCGGGATGCAGACGGGCTCGACCAAGGAGCGGCGACACGTCAAGCACCCACCTCTAGATTCCACGAGTACCTGTGA